A region from the Natronocella acetinitrilica genome encodes:
- a CDS encoding ATP-binding protein, translated as MATVTRQPVSLELPPVLRVSLPHVATLVLYLLLTTWASQFMLDEPPVPLLWPATGIGLAMVYRFGYSIGFTLMVAGTIAHTGFGADFWMAVILSAGAAAGAMAGAWILHRLDFDFRLERVKDVLLLLLVGALVSAFVSGLTGTLAMVGVTSAFAETLGLCWLADTMGVVLFAPVLISLYPRQPLRLMRTVRAAGLISVVPAVTYLVYAGGLPDHVALPMSYAAFPIALFLAFRLMPAGVALATVLGAMVAVGCTVLGKGPFAQAADMRPDLVSLFVQLAILQLTALLLVAIRHERVEAERRARDHLRTLARVGRMNAMSTMAAGIAHEMNQPLCAVNSYAQAAIRMLDRRAEPEALAEPLRRIVDGTQRASDIVKRTRHFLETGEEDRTLCDINALVRDAAAFMKPEFQRHQIRLQVQTTDARALVDADGLELQQVLVNLMQNALEAITGLGTGSNHWVRVTTALVPGKHQVQVTVTDSGPGLPDTDVSTLFDPLVSHRDGGTGLGLAIARSIVEAHGGGISVTNSGDSGAEFRIVLPVRTNRE; from the coding sequence ATGGCCACCGTAACCCGACAGCCTGTGAGTCTGGAGCTACCGCCGGTGTTGCGGGTCTCGCTTCCGCATGTGGCGACGCTGGTTCTCTATCTGTTGCTCACCACCTGGGCCAGCCAGTTCATGCTGGATGAACCGCCGGTGCCGTTGCTCTGGCCGGCCACCGGTATCGGCCTGGCGATGGTGTACCGCTTTGGTTACTCAATCGGGTTCACGCTGATGGTCGCGGGCACGATTGCCCACACCGGATTTGGCGCCGACTTCTGGATGGCGGTAATCCTCAGTGCGGGCGCCGCGGCCGGTGCGATGGCTGGTGCCTGGATTCTGCATCGGCTGGATTTCGATTTCCGGCTGGAGCGGGTCAAGGATGTGCTCCTGCTGTTGCTGGTCGGCGCCCTGGTCAGTGCGTTCGTCAGCGGGCTGACCGGTACCCTGGCCATGGTGGGCGTGACATCCGCCTTTGCCGAGACCCTGGGATTGTGCTGGCTGGCGGATACCATGGGCGTGGTGCTGTTCGCGCCGGTGCTGATCAGCTTGTATCCGCGCCAGCCGCTGCGGCTCATGCGGACTGTTCGGGCTGCCGGCTTGATCAGTGTCGTGCCTGCAGTGACCTATCTGGTTTACGCCGGCGGTTTGCCGGATCATGTTGCTCTGCCCATGTCCTACGCAGCCTTCCCGATCGCGCTGTTTCTGGCGTTTCGGCTCATGCCCGCTGGTGTTGCCCTGGCCACGGTGCTGGGGGCAATGGTAGCGGTTGGCTGCACCGTGCTTGGCAAGGGGCCCTTCGCCCAGGCCGCCGACATGCGCCCGGACCTGGTCTCGCTATTCGTGCAACTTGCCATTCTGCAACTGACAGCGCTGTTGCTGGTGGCCATTCGTCACGAGCGGGTGGAAGCCGAGCGACGGGCTCGGGATCACCTGCGGACACTGGCCCGGGTGGGCCGAATGAATGCCATGAGCACCATGGCCGCGGGCATTGCTCATGAAATGAACCAGCCGCTATGCGCGGTCAACAGCTATGCCCAAGCCGCCATTCGCATGCTGGATCGTCGAGCCGAGCCCGAAGCCCTGGCGGAGCCGCTCCGACGAATCGTCGATGGCACACAGCGAGCCTCGGATATCGTCAAGCGGACACGCCATTTCCTTGAGACCGGAGAAGAGGACCGGACGCTCTGTGACATCAATGCGCTGGTACGCGACGCGGCCGCATTCATGAAGCCGGAATTCCAGCGTCATCAGATTCGCCTGCAGGTGCAGACCACGGATGCCCGGGCGCTGGTGGATGCCGATGGGCTGGAACTGCAACAAGTGCTGGTGAATCTCATGCAGAACGCCCTGGAGGCGATCACCGGCCTGGGTACCGGGTCGAATCATTGGGTCCGCGTCACCACGGCGCTGGTGCCTGGCAAACATCAGGTGCAGGTGACAGTCACCGATAGCGGGCCGGGACTACCCGATACAGATGTCAGCACGCTGTTCGACCCCCTGGTGAGTCATCGTGACGGCGGCACGGGGCTCGGCCTGGCCATTGCCCGTTCCATTGTCGAGGCCCACGGGGGCGGCATTTCGGTAACGAATAGTGGCGATTCTGGCGCGGAATTCCGGATTGTGCTGCCGGTCCGCACAAACAGGGAGTAG
- a CDS encoding response regulator transcription factor: MRDSVFLVDDDQDVREAVTFLLTAEGLHVQAFESPSGILDYITPDHVGCLLLDVRLPGMNGLELQEALRERNIRLPVVFISGHGDIPMAVRAINAGALDFIEKPFNDELLLEKVNNALEISRTAREQQEDRLDVEKRLSTLTPREREVMEGILSGKLNKVIAYDMGVSVRTVEVHRAHLLEKLGARNSSDMVRLVLSTDAYRDWLL, encoded by the coding sequence ATGCGCGACAGTGTTTTTCTCGTCGATGACGATCAGGATGTGCGCGAGGCGGTGACCTTCCTGCTCACGGCGGAGGGTTTGCATGTTCAGGCCTTCGAGTCCCCATCCGGGATTCTCGATTACATCACACCGGATCACGTGGGCTGTCTGCTTCTGGACGTGCGCCTGCCCGGAATGAACGGCCTCGAACTCCAGGAGGCGCTGCGGGAGCGAAACATCCGCCTGCCGGTCGTGTTCATCTCCGGGCATGGCGATATTCCCATGGCTGTGCGGGCCATCAATGCCGGTGCACTGGATTTCATCGAGAAGCCCTTCAATGATGAGTTGCTGCTTGAGAAGGTGAACAACGCACTGGAAATCAGCCGCACGGCCCGGGAACAGCAAGAGGACAGACTGGACGTGGAGAAACGCCTGTCCACGCTGACACCCCGCGAGCGCGAGGTCATGGAAGGCATCCTCTCAGGCAAGCTGAACAAGGTCATCGCCTACGATATGGGCGTTAGTGTGAGAACGGTAGAAGTCCACAGGGCTCATCTGCTGGAGAAACTCGGTGCACGGAACAGCTCCGACATGGTTCGCCTGGTGTTGTCCACCGATGCCTACCGGGACTGGCTGCTTTGA
- a CDS encoding TIGR04282 family arsenosugar biosynthesis glycosyltransferase → MPHLFPAARLIVFAKAPVPGRVKTRLRPVLGAGAARLYKRLCLSVLAVAADSGAAPLELHAAPSRGHPWLRARARDLSASLRVQRPGDLGRKMAKALGQALEGAPMAVIIGADCGGLRADTIRRAFEVLDSGEDMVVTPAEDGGYVLVGARQRINPAIFSGIDWGTGRVLAQTRRNARRLGIALAEIDTSWDVDRWPDVRRWHREHGRSAGGDRTQSSQSR, encoded by the coding sequence ATGCCCCATCTGTTCCCTGCCGCCCGACTTATCGTCTTCGCCAAGGCGCCCGTTCCGGGACGCGTGAAGACACGCCTGCGGCCGGTGCTGGGTGCTGGAGCAGCAAGACTTTACAAACGCCTTTGCCTGTCGGTGCTCGCTGTCGCGGCCGACAGCGGCGCCGCACCACTGGAACTGCACGCTGCGCCCTCCCGCGGCCACCCGTGGCTAAGGGCACGGGCACGAGACCTGAGTGCAAGCCTGCGCGTTCAACGCCCCGGTGATCTGGGCCGGAAAATGGCCAAGGCGCTCGGGCAGGCGCTTGAGGGCGCGCCCATGGCAGTGATCATCGGCGCGGATTGCGGCGGTTTGCGGGCCGACACGATTCGCCGGGCGTTCGAGGTTCTCGACTCGGGCGAGGACATGGTGGTCACACCGGCGGAGGACGGCGGCTATGTGCTCGTCGGGGCGCGGCAAAGAATCAATCCGGCGATCTTCTCGGGTATCGACTGGGGCACCGGACGCGTACTCGCGCAGACGCGACGCAACGCGCGACGTCTCGGCATTGCGCTGGCAGAAATCGACACGAGCTGGGATGTGGATCGGTGGCCGGACGTCCGCCGTTGGCACAGGGAACACGGACGGTCGGCCGGCGGCGATCGCACTCAAAGCAGCCAGTCCCGGTAG
- a CDS encoding sodium:proline symporter, whose amino-acid sequence MEGMPVTALIGILVVLAVVSVVIAPRVRTADGFFRGWSDTGAAPGVLTLTFSQVTTWIFARSLLNAGILGYFFGIAGAIAYTAYYGSFLTGWLIVDRLRFRYGVDNIQAFLQSRFGRAGTACFNLLISLRLLTEVFANLLVVGIVFGVAGSSAYVLSILAVAGVTLAYSMSGGLRASLRTDLWQMSLLTILLVVLTAMMVVHPLFEVSAIAASSPELVSPGWILLLVALLQVLSYPMHDPVMMDRGFLADRSTTRRSFLHAFWISALCILAFGMLGVFAGLHRIGDEELIATLNRLLGTPAMLALGVALVLSAASTMDSTFSSASKLAIMDMRLGNPSARNGRIAMLLFCVGGLILVFVGTDDLFAAVAVSGTASLFLTPVIAYCILGGRDVKPWSFFVTFLAAVGGSALYFVETSGYVNLIGALTGVEQSYSKLLVVTLCILAIGFLSFGLALKPRKEEARNHG is encoded by the coding sequence ATGGAAGGTATGCCTGTAACTGCCCTGATCGGCATTCTGGTGGTGCTGGCCGTTGTCAGCGTCGTGATCGCGCCCCGGGTGCGAACCGCCGACGGATTTTTCCGCGGCTGGTCGGACACAGGGGCCGCTCCCGGCGTGCTGACACTGACGTTCTCCCAGGTCACCACCTGGATTTTTGCGCGATCACTGCTCAACGCAGGCATCCTGGGTTACTTCTTCGGCATCGCCGGCGCCATCGCCTACACCGCCTATTACGGATCCTTTCTCACCGGCTGGCTGATTGTCGACCGTCTGCGTTTTCGCTACGGGGTCGACAATATCCAGGCATTCCTGCAGAGCCGCTTTGGTCGCGCCGGCACAGCCTGTTTCAACCTGCTGATCTCCCTGCGCCTGTTGACCGAGGTGTTTGCCAACCTGCTGGTGGTGGGGATTGTTTTCGGGGTTGCCGGCTCTTCCGCCTACGTGCTTTCGATACTCGCTGTTGCCGGTGTGACCCTGGCCTACTCCATGAGCGGCGGGTTGCGGGCGTCCCTGCGGACCGATCTCTGGCAGATGTCCCTGCTCACCATTCTGCTGGTGGTGCTCACGGCGATGATGGTGGTCCACCCCCTGTTCGAGGTGTCGGCAATCGCCGCCAGCAGCCCGGAGCTGGTCAGCCCGGGATGGATACTCCTGCTGGTAGCCCTGCTGCAGGTCCTGAGTTATCCCATGCATGATCCGGTCATGATGGACCGCGGGTTCCTCGCCGATCGGTCAACCACGCGCCGCAGCTTCCTGCATGCCTTCTGGATATCGGCCCTGTGCATACTGGCGTTCGGCATGCTCGGCGTGTTTGCCGGCCTGCACCGGATCGGTGACGAAGAACTCATCGCCACCTTGAATCGCCTGCTCGGCACGCCGGCGATGCTGGCGCTGGGCGTCGCGCTGGTGCTGTCCGCGGCCTCCACAATGGATTCAACGTTCTCCAGTGCCTCGAAACTCGCCATCATGGATATGCGACTGGGGAATCCATCGGCGCGGAATGGTCGCATTGCCATGCTGCTGTTCTGTGTGGGCGGCCTGATCCTGGTGTTCGTGGGGACTGATGATCTGTTCGCCGCCGTCGCCGTGAGCGGAACCGCGTCCCTGTTCCTCACCCCGGTGATCGCCTACTGCATTCTCGGCGGCCGTGATGTGAAGCCCTGGAGTTTCTTCGTCACGTTCCTTGCCGCGGTCGGCGGCTCGGCGTTGTACTTCGTCGAGACGTCCGGCTATGTGAACCTGATTGGCGCATTGACCGGCGTTGAACAAAGTTACAGCAAGCTGCTGGTGGTGACCCTGTGCATTCTCGCGATTGGCTTCCTGTCCTTCGGCCTCGCGCTCAAGCCCCGCAAGGAGGAGGCCCGGAACCATGGCTGA
- a CDS encoding metallophosphoesterase — MADAPGRTCPLIYRTNARGLLTAPLVQAETLYVVGGLYGNHLSLASILALADAEVRAGLAVPTLVFNGDFNWFNAELRHFRSINETVLEHVAMQGNVELEIAQPSPGAGCGCAYPDWVDGGVVERSNRIMERLQGVAASAPDIRERLRRLPCQLRARVGDLRLGILHGDPDSVAGWGLALEAMPPAGECNDTIGTWFTDAEVDAFACTHTCVAYMQDFRIHDRHCLVVNNGSAGMANFRGDRRGLITRVSVSPPLVQPMYGTTLCGVHCDAVPVDWDMTAWDGWFGTRWPSGSPAARSYGKRIKEGPGHRLERANRSVSP, encoded by the coding sequence ATGGCTGATGCACCTGGCCGAACCTGTCCCTTGATCTATCGCACCAATGCGCGGGGGCTGCTGACGGCACCGTTGGTCCAGGCGGAAACCCTGTACGTGGTTGGCGGTTTGTACGGCAATCACCTGTCACTGGCCTCCATACTCGCGCTGGCGGATGCCGAGGTCCGCGCCGGATTGGCTGTTCCCACGCTGGTGTTCAACGGCGACTTCAACTGGTTCAACGCCGAGTTGCGGCACTTCCGCAGCATCAACGAAACCGTGCTGGAGCATGTCGCCATGCAGGGCAATGTGGAACTGGAGATTGCCCAGCCGTCGCCCGGAGCAGGGTGCGGCTGCGCCTATCCGGACTGGGTCGATGGGGGCGTCGTGGAGCGATCGAATCGCATCATGGAACGCTTGCAGGGCGTCGCCGCCAGTGCGCCGGACATTCGGGAGAGACTCCGCAGACTTCCCTGCCAGTTACGGGCCCGGGTGGGCGATCTCCGGCTGGGCATCCTGCATGGCGACCCCGACTCGGTGGCGGGCTGGGGCCTGGCCCTGGAGGCCATGCCGCCGGCAGGGGAGTGCAACGACACCATCGGCACCTGGTTCACGGACGCGGAAGTCGATGCCTTCGCCTGTACCCATACCTGTGTGGCCTACATGCAGGATTTTCGCATTCATGACCGCCACTGCCTGGTGGTCAATAACGGTTCCGCCGGCATGGCCAATTTTCGCGGTGATCGCCGCGGCCTCATAACCCGGGTCAGTGTATCGCCGCCGCTGGTTCAGCCCATGTATGGAACCACCCTGTGCGGAGTGCACTGCGACGCCGTCCCGGTGGATTGGGACATGACCGCGTGGGACGGCTGGTTCGGGACGCGGTGGCCGTCCGGCTCACCAGCGGCCCGGTCTTATGGAAAACGCATCAAGGAAGGGCCCGGCCACCGGCTCGAACGCGCGAATAGATCAGTGTCTCCCTAG
- a CDS encoding glutaredoxin family protein, which translates to MLTRFMMRILGQQPMNEENRRHRPDDLQLFVKTFCPFCVLVQNRMAALDVYIPVKNILHDPAHRAELVAGGGQQMVPCLRIESADGEVEWMYESRDIARYLLNRFGDA; encoded by the coding sequence GTGCTGACGAGATTCATGATGCGTATTCTGGGGCAGCAGCCGATGAACGAAGAAAATCGCAGACATCGCCCGGATGACCTGCAACTGTTTGTGAAGACGTTCTGCCCGTTCTGCGTGCTGGTACAGAATCGCATGGCGGCACTGGACGTCTACATCCCGGTGAAAAACATTCTGCATGACCCCGCCCACCGGGCCGAGCTGGTTGCGGGCGGAGGACAACAGATGGTTCCCTGCCTCAGAATCGAGTCGGCAGACGGTGAGGTGGAATGGATGTACGAATCCAGGGATATTGCCCGTTATCTGCTGAACCGCTTCGGGGACGCCTAG
- a CDS encoding carboxymuconolactone decarboxylase family protein, producing the protein MSAEYKIKASPKTIDTADAQARPLLEGAKAKLGFVPNMYAHMAKVPGVLSTYIHGYEFFRGQSGFTPAEQEVVLLTISRENGCEYCVSAHSMIAENVSKVPADALQALRDGKPLSDARLAALSNFTAVMLQSRGKPSTDEVQAFLKAGFEEEHILQIVLAMAVKTLSNYANHVNHPELDEAFSGHAWKA; encoded by the coding sequence ATGTCCGCTGAATACAAGATCAAGGCTTCTCCCAAAACCATTGATACGGCCGATGCCCAGGCCCGGCCGCTGCTTGAGGGGGCCAAGGCAAAGCTTGGCTTCGTGCCCAATATGTATGCGCACATGGCAAAAGTGCCGGGTGTTCTGAGTACCTATATCCACGGTTACGAGTTCTTTCGTGGCCAATCCGGCTTTACCCCGGCGGAGCAGGAAGTGGTTCTGCTGACGATCAGCCGCGAGAACGGCTGCGAATACTGCGTGTCGGCGCATAGCATGATTGCCGAGAATGTCTCCAAGGTGCCGGCTGATGCGCTGCAGGCCCTGCGGGATGGCAAGCCTCTGTCAGATGCCCGCCTGGCCGCTCTCAGCAACTTCACCGCAGTGATGTTGCAGTCCCGCGGCAAGCCGTCCACGGACGAGGTTCAGGCCTTCCTGAAAGCCGGTTTCGAAGAAGAGCACATCCTGCAGATCGTGCTTGCCATGGCTGTGAAGACCCTGAGCAACTACGCCAATCACGTGAACCATCCGGAACTCGACGAGGCCTTTTCCGGGCACGCCTGGAAGGCGTGA